From a single Labrenzia sp. PHM005 genomic region:
- a CDS encoding (2Fe-2S)-binding protein, giving the protein MSDIEQIPVTMTVNGKKVQRFVEPRTLLIHFLREDLNITGPHIGCETSHCGACTVEMNGMSVKTCTIFAAQANGAELTTVEGMANADGTLSALQEGFRQMHGLQCGFCTPGMIMRAHVLLKENPNPSEEEIRMGIAGNLCRCTGYQNIVKAIQYAAAKLNGTEFQEAAE; this is encoded by the coding sequence ATGAGCGATATTGAACAAATCCCGGTCACAATGACGGTGAACGGCAAGAAGGTGCAGCGCTTTGTCGAACCGCGCACACTTTTGATCCATTTCCTGCGGGAAGATTTGAATATCACCGGCCCTCATATCGGCTGCGAGACCTCACATTGCGGTGCTTGCACGGTTGAGATGAACGGCATGTCGGTGAAAACCTGCACAATATTTGCAGCTCAAGCGAACGGCGCGGAGCTAACAACTGTTGAAGGCATGGCGAATGCCGACGGGACGTTGTCGGCACTGCAAGAAGGTTTCCGCCAGATGCACGGCCTTCAGTGCGGTTTCTGCACCCCGGGCATGATCATGCGCGCGCATGTTCTTTTGAAGGAAAACCCGAACCCATCGGAAGAAGAAATCCGCATGGGCATTGCCGGCAACCTCTGCCGCTGCACCGGATACCAGAACATCGTCAAAGCCATCCAGTATGCCGCGGCCAAGCTCAACGGCACTGAATTCCAGGAGGCTGCAGAATGA
- a CDS encoding xanthine dehydrogenase family protein subunit M, whose protein sequence is MIPGEFIYHRPSTVAEAVSILAEHGDEARPLSGGHSLIPMMKLRMAAPEHLVDLAGVESLKGIKEDAGTIVIGAMTTQHEMIHSDLLSEKLPIIRETSLLIADPQIRYLGTLGGNVANGDPGNDMPALMQCLNASYVLTGQEGDREVAARDFYEAAYFTALAPEEILTAVRIPTPPAGHGYAYEKLKRKVGDYATAAAAVVLTMDGGTVSSCSIALTNVADTPLHAADAEAILTGSSLDAETIKKAIAAAEAITEPASDGRGPAEYRTKMAGIMLERALARAAERASS, encoded by the coding sequence GTGATCCCTGGTGAGTTTATCTACCACCGGCCATCAACCGTTGCCGAAGCGGTTTCGATTTTGGCCGAACACGGCGATGAAGCCCGGCCATTGTCTGGCGGACATAGCCTAATTCCCATGATGAAGTTACGCATGGCAGCGCCGGAACACCTGGTTGATCTGGCAGGCGTTGAAAGCCTCAAGGGGATTAAGGAGGACGCCGGCACCATTGTCATAGGCGCGATGACAACACAGCACGAGATGATCCACTCGGACCTTCTGAGCGAAAAGCTACCGATCATCCGCGAAACGTCGCTGCTGATTGCCGACCCGCAAATCCGCTATCTCGGCACACTCGGCGGCAATGTTGCCAACGGCGACCCGGGCAATGACATGCCGGCGCTGATGCAATGTCTCAATGCGAGCTACGTTCTAACGGGTCAAGAAGGTGACCGTGAAGTGGCTGCGCGCGACTTTTATGAGGCGGCTTATTTTACGGCCTTAGCCCCGGAAGAAATCCTGACAGCCGTCCGCATTCCAACACCGCCGGCAGGTCATGGTTACGCCTATGAAAAGCTGAAGCGTAAGGTCGGCGACTATGCCACCGCAGCCGCCGCAGTCGTTTTAACGATGGACGGAGGCACAGTTTCGTCCTGTTCCATCGCGCTGACGAATGTGGCGGACACACCGCTTCATGCCGCAGATGCGGAAGCCATTTTGACAGGGTCCAGCCTGGACGCCGAAACCATCAAAAAAGCTATCGCTGCAGCAGAAGCAATTACGGAACCGGCATCTGACGGACGTGGTCCGGCGGAATACCGCACCAAGATGGCTGGCATCATGCTGGAACGGGCCCTTGCCCGCGCAGCGGAACGCGCAAGCTCATAA
- a CDS encoding MHYT domain-containing protein, which produces MTVTHEPWLVALSLVMAFQGSFVGLSLAVQVGSAQDPRRRHLLAGAALTLALAIWSMHFVGILAAKFQVTIDYLVLPTLLSFLVCVLVVGIAVFAASNKRLTPLRLGLSAFVMGAGICTMHYLGMYALHTSLHMAHDPAYVLASFLIAFNAAGLALWLLFSAGRRPPIVVSAVVMGLAISAMHYTAMTGLTFDPAQSAASLTAPSLGPGALAILVSCVAFLVSALFLLALVPAQSGDKSGEAEAGTAFSAPTANISAEVAPDEATSHSIEQKTGLQPKPASGLQAAAKAVRKSASAIRKPIPIEFDGRKTQIDPAEIVAIHADAHYTRLHDSRREYFCPLSISEAEQQLDPKIFNRVHRSHIVNLTKVINFKRAGDGGVLHLAGDDGQTVPVSRSRWGHVKSKLTSLEQPSGDPSTAAAQ; this is translated from the coding sequence ATGACAGTGACGCACGAGCCTTGGCTCGTGGCACTTTCCTTGGTTATGGCCTTCCAAGGGAGTTTTGTTGGATTAAGCTTGGCAGTCCAGGTCGGCAGCGCTCAAGATCCACGCCGCCGCCATTTACTGGCAGGCGCTGCGCTGACACTGGCCCTCGCCATCTGGTCCATGCATTTTGTCGGCATCCTGGCAGCAAAGTTTCAGGTCACCATCGACTATTTGGTTCTGCCAACCTTGCTGTCGTTTCTTGTGTGTGTGCTGGTTGTCGGCATTGCGGTTTTTGCGGCCAGCAACAAACGCCTAACCCCACTCCGCCTCGGCCTGTCTGCCTTTGTGATGGGGGCCGGGATTTGCACCATGCACTACCTCGGCATGTATGCCTTGCACACGTCTTTGCATATGGCGCATGACCCCGCCTATGTCCTCGCCAGCTTTTTGATCGCGTTTAATGCTGCCGGTTTGGCACTTTGGCTCTTGTTCAGCGCAGGCCGGCGACCGCCTATTGTCGTGTCGGCCGTTGTCATGGGCCTTGCGATTTCCGCCATGCATTACACAGCAATGACCGGATTGACCTTTGACCCGGCTCAATCAGCGGCCAGTTTAACTGCCCCCTCGCTGGGGCCGGGAGCATTGGCTATTCTGGTCTCCTGCGTCGCTTTTTTGGTATCGGCGCTGTTTTTGTTGGCGCTGGTCCCAGCACAGTCCGGTGACAAATCAGGTGAAGCGGAAGCAGGCACCGCATTTTCCGCACCTACGGCCAACATTTCCGCTGAAGTCGCCCCAGATGAAGCAACCTCCCATTCGATTGAACAAAAGACAGGCCTGCAGCCGAAGCCAGCCTCTGGTCTGCAAGCTGCAGCAAAAGCCGTCCGCAAGTCGGCCAGCGCCATTCGCAAGCCGATACCGATTGAATTTGATGGCCGGAAAACGCAAATAGATCCCGCTGAGATCGTCGCCATCCATGCGGATGCGCACTACACCCGGCTCCACGACAGCCGCCGCGAGTATTTCTGCCCCCTGTCGATCAGTGAAGCAGAGCAGCAGCTGGATCCCAAAATTTTCAATCGGGTCCACCGCAGCCATATCGTCAACCTGACAAAAGTCATCAATTTCAAAAGAGCCGGAGACGGTGGCGTTCTGCACCTAGCGGGAGACGACGGTCAAACGGTTCCGGTAAGCCGGTCACGATGGGGCCATGTCAAATCCAAATTGACCTCCCTTGAGCAACCCAGCGGCGACCCGTCCACCGCTGCAGCGCAATAA
- a CDS encoding metal ABC transporter substrate-binding protein: MSCNINCEKGQYSKGHFKVKKTFLFAAVAAVAVAAASGASAKDKMKVVTTFTVIADMAANVAGDAAEVVSITKPGAEIHGYEPTPQDIVRAHDADLILWNGMNLELWFEQFLANVGEVPSATLTDGIDPISIKSGSYEGKPNPHAWMGLGNAQIYIDNIAAAFSKHDPDNAATYEKNAEAYKQELRAVIEPLQATINKVPENKRWLVTCEGAFSYLARDFGMKELYLWPMNADQVGTPKQVRSVIDGVRENNIPVVFCESTVNTAPAEQVARETGVSYGGVLYVDSLSEADGAVPTYLDLLKVTSSTVAEGLAAATN; this comes from the coding sequence ATGAGTTGCAATATCAATTGCGAGAAGGGTCAATACTCAAAGGGACATTTCAAAGTGAAAAAGACATTTCTCTTCGCCGCAGTTGCGGCAGTTGCCGTGGCAGCGGCTTCAGGGGCCTCGGCCAAGGACAAGATGAAGGTTGTGACGACCTTCACTGTGATCGCTGATATGGCTGCAAATGTTGCCGGCGACGCTGCTGAGGTTGTCTCTATCACAAAGCCGGGGGCTGAAATCCATGGTTATGAGCCGACACCTCAAGACATCGTTCGGGCCCATGATGCCGATCTGATCCTTTGGAACGGTATGAACCTCGAGCTCTGGTTTGAACAGTTCCTGGCCAATGTTGGTGAGGTTCCATCCGCCACTTTGACCGACGGTATCGACCCGATTTCCATCAAAAGCGGATCTTATGAGGGCAAGCCCAATCCGCACGCCTGGATGGGTCTTGGCAATGCGCAGATCTATATCGACAACATTGCAGCAGCGTTTTCAAAACATGATCCGGACAACGCGGCGACGTATGAAAAGAATGCCGAAGCCTACAAACAAGAACTGCGTGCGGTCATTGAACCTCTGCAGGCAACGATCAACAAGGTCCCGGAAAACAAGCGCTGGCTGGTCACTTGTGAAGGCGCCTTTAGTTATCTCGCCCGCGATTTCGGCATGAAGGAACTGTATCTGTGGCCAATGAACGCCGATCAGGTCGGGACACCGAAACAGGTGCGGTCTGTGATTGATGGTGTCAGGGAAAACAATATTCCGGTCGTTTTTTGTGAGAGCACGGTCAATACGGCGCCTGCCGAACAGGTCGCCCGGGAAACCGGCGTGTCTTATGGCGGCGTCCTCTACGTCGACTCCCTCAGTGAAGCCGATGGCGCCGTTCCAACTTACCTCGATCTTTTGAAAGTCACCTCAAGCACGGTCGCTGAAGGCCTTGCAGCTGCAACCAACTGA
- a CDS encoding manganese/iron ABC transporter ATP-binding protein, which yields MEVAPDQADNGISAEDVTVTYRNGHTALWNASFDIPRGTVTALVGVNGAGKSTLFKAIMGFVPAAKGDIRILDMSVREALRKNLVAYVPQSEEVDWSFPVLVEDVVMMGRYGHMGFLRWPKKADHEAVSEALARVNMQDFRHRQIGELSGGQRKRVFLARALAQDGQVILLDEPFTGVDVKTEEQIVELLRELRAEGRVMLVSTHNLGSVPEFCDRTVLVKGTVLAHGPTETTFTRENLEHAFGGVLRHFTISDQTLHTDGDDRTVTILTDDERPFVQYGGEVQTTEGRK from the coding sequence ATGGAGGTGGCTCCAGACCAAGCCGACAATGGGATTTCGGCTGAAGACGTGACGGTCACTTACCGAAACGGCCATACCGCTCTTTGGAATGCAAGTTTTGACATTCCGCGCGGCACGGTGACAGCTTTGGTCGGGGTCAACGGTGCCGGAAAATCGACCCTCTTTAAGGCGATCATGGGTTTTGTGCCTGCGGCCAAGGGCGATATCCGAATTCTCGATATGAGCGTCCGTGAGGCCTTACGGAAAAACCTGGTCGCTTATGTCCCTCAATCGGAAGAAGTAGATTGGTCGTTTCCGGTGCTGGTCGAAGATGTGGTCATGATGGGCCGTTATGGCCACATGGGCTTTCTGCGCTGGCCAAAAAAGGCAGATCACGAGGCGGTGTCAGAGGCGCTTGCCAGGGTCAATATGCAGGATTTCCGGCACCGTCAGATCGGGGAACTTTCCGGCGGACAAAGAAAACGGGTGTTTCTAGCCAGAGCATTGGCGCAGGACGGTCAAGTCATCTTGCTGGATGAACCCTTTACCGGCGTTGATGTGAAAACCGAAGAGCAGATTGTCGAGCTCCTGCGCGAGCTGCGTGCAGAAGGCCGGGTCATGCTGGTATCTACACACAATCTCGGTTCTGTGCCGGAATTCTGTGACCGGACGGTGCTGGTCAAAGGAACCGTGCTGGCGCATGGCCCAACGGAGACAACGTTCACGCGTGAGAACCTGGAGCATGCCTTTGGCGGGGTTCTGCGCCACTTTACCATCAGTGATCAGACGCTTCACACAGATGGGGACGACCGCACGGTCACCATCCTGACCGACGATGAGCGGCCCTTTGTGCAGTATGGTGGTGAAGTGCAAACCACTGAGGGGCGGAAATGA
- a CDS encoding metal ABC transporter permease — MISVLLEPFSYSYMTNAMWVSALVGGVCAFLSAYLMLKGWSLIGDALSHSVVPGVAGAYILGLPFALGAFIAGGLAAGAMLFLSERSGLKVDVIIGLIFTSFFGLGLFIVSVNPMSVSIQTITMGNILAITPEDTLQLAIIGFVSLAVLLVKWKDLMVTFFDENHARTIGLRPGLLKAVFFILLSASVVAAMQTVGAFLVIAMVVTPGATAYLLCDRFPRLIMLSVVIGSLTSFVGAYISYFLDGATGGIIVTLQTLIFLVAFVFAPKHGLLAARRKAAEALRQGPADTNMHQTVIGEDL; from the coding sequence ATGATATCCGTTCTATTGGAGCCGTTCAGTTACAGTTACATGACCAATGCCATGTGGGTGTCGGCCCTGGTCGGCGGGGTCTGCGCATTTTTGTCTGCTTACCTGATGCTCAAAGGCTGGTCGCTGATCGGCGATGCGCTGTCTCACTCGGTGGTGCCAGGTGTGGCGGGCGCCTATATCCTCGGCCTGCCGTTCGCGCTGGGCGCCTTTATCGCAGGAGGGCTCGCAGCCGGGGCCATGCTGTTTCTGTCCGAACGATCTGGCTTGAAGGTCGATGTCATCATCGGGCTGATCTTCACTTCCTTCTTTGGACTGGGCCTGTTCATCGTTTCGGTCAATCCCATGTCGGTGTCGATCCAAACCATCACGATGGGCAACATTCTGGCGATCACACCTGAAGACACCCTGCAGCTTGCGATCATTGGATTTGTCTCGTTGGCTGTTCTTCTCGTTAAGTGGAAGGACCTGATGGTGACCTTCTTTGACGAGAACCATGCCCGGACAATTGGGCTTCGGCCTGGCCTTTTAAAGGCCGTCTTCTTTATCCTGCTGTCGGCCTCTGTTGTGGCAGCGATGCAAACGGTTGGGGCTTTTCTTGTTATTGCCATGGTCGTAACACCCGGCGCGACGGCCTATCTGCTGTGCGACCGCTTTCCACGGTTGATCATGCTGTCGGTCGTGATCGGATCGCTCACCAGTTTTGTTGGCGCCTACATCAGCTATTTTCTGGACGGTGCAACGGGCGGAATCATCGTCACCCTGCAAACACTGATCTTTCTCGTGGCCTTTGTGTTTGCGCCCAAACACGGCCTTCTGGCTGCCCGCCGCAAGGCGGCTGAAGCTCTGCGCCAAGGGCCGGCTGACACAAACATGCACCAGACCGTCATCGGGGAGGACCTGTGA
- a CDS encoding metal ABC transporter permease — translation MDLDLLMLPFKFAFMQNAFLICMLVSVPTALLSCFLVMKGWALMGDAVSHAVLPGIVLAYIFGIPLILGAFGAGMICAVATGYLSGNSRVKQDTVMGVVFSGMFGLGIVLYVSIETNAHLDHILFGNMLGVGSQNLWTAGIISVLVAGALVLKWKDLVLHSFDAAQAQASGLPVNVLHYGMLAALSLTIVATLSAAGLILAIGLLIAPGAIAFLLVRKFGTMLWISVIVCMGSMLAGTYLSFFLDSAPAPTIVLILTAVFMIAFIRRQIVTRRMSMRRISQTEATASE, via the coding sequence ATAGACCTCGATTTGTTGATGCTGCCGTTCAAATTCGCGTTCATGCAGAACGCCTTTTTGATTTGCATGCTTGTTTCCGTTCCAACCGCGCTCTTGTCCTGCTTTCTGGTGATGAAGGGTTGGGCCTTGATGGGGGATGCTGTCAGCCACGCTGTGCTGCCCGGCATTGTGCTTGCCTACATCTTCGGAATTCCTCTGATCCTGGGGGCGTTTGGAGCAGGAATGATCTGCGCCGTTGCGACGGGCTATTTGTCCGGCAACAGCCGGGTCAAGCAAGACACGGTCATGGGGGTCGTCTTCTCCGGCATGTTTGGTCTTGGCATTGTGCTTTATGTTTCGATCGAAACGAATGCGCACCTAGATCACATCCTTTTTGGCAACATGCTGGGGGTTGGCAGTCAGAACCTTTGGACAGCGGGCATTATTTCGGTGCTGGTTGCTGGTGCGCTTGTCTTGAAATGGAAAGATCTTGTGCTGCACAGTTTTGATGCCGCTCAGGCGCAAGCGTCCGGCCTTCCGGTCAATGTGCTGCACTACGGAATGCTGGCAGCCCTGTCCTTAACGATTGTTGCCACGTTGTCTGCGGCCGGATTGATCCTCGCGATCGGCTTGCTGATCGCTCCGGGCGCGATTGCCTTTTTACTGGTGCGCAAGTTTGGCACCATGCTTTGGATCTCTGTGATTGTCTGTATGGGATCCATGCTTGCCGGGACTTACCTGAGCTTCTTTTTGGACAGTGCCCCGGCGCCGACGATCGTGCTGATCCTGACGGCTGTCTTTATGATTGCGTTTATCCGGCGCCAAATTGTGACCCGGCGAATGTCGATGCGCCGGATTTCTCAGACTGAAGCGACTGCATCGGAATAA
- a CDS encoding MBL fold metallo-hydrolase, giving the protein MLRTVISGMLIGLGTFAAQTAMAEPCLKVTLTGTQGGPPVFQGQAGAGTLVQYGSQENKCNDVRLQFDTGRGTTQRLSQAGVPVGKLDAVFLTHLHSDHTEGLADMMQLRWHFNSGGPKVDLVCSEETKSPLGFALSCERFAKHIGDALINSGEIAQRLAENKKRLPGGPADLINVKDFKPEEDAKQVWAKGDVTVSAIRSTHIAGHASYRVDTPAGSVVIGGDAGNDTRKPPRETSTSAQVEKLANGADIVVHSTIHPVMGPDGGTGFPPPIYFRQSNATDLGHLARRAGVKHLMLTHLIPPVGAPRQGPYKLPDGALANEDYLGAVSDSGFEGDTIVGTDLVSLTLPVQN; this is encoded by the coding sequence ATGTTGAGAACAGTAATCTCAGGAATGCTGATTGGTTTGGGTACCTTTGCTGCTCAGACTGCCATGGCGGAACCTTGCCTAAAAGTGACACTAACCGGCACCCAAGGCGGACCTCCTGTCTTTCAAGGACAGGCGGGTGCCGGTACTCTTGTTCAATACGGATCGCAGGAAAACAAATGCAATGACGTTCGCCTGCAGTTCGACACCGGGCGGGGAACCACACAACGCCTGTCACAGGCTGGTGTTCCGGTCGGAAAACTAGACGCGGTTTTTCTAACCCATCTGCACTCCGACCACACCGAAGGCCTGGCCGACATGATGCAGTTGCGCTGGCACTTCAATTCAGGCGGTCCGAAGGTGGATTTGGTGTGCAGCGAGGAAACCAAGTCTCCTCTTGGTTTTGCCCTGAGCTGCGAACGCTTTGCCAAACATATCGGGGATGCGCTCATCAATTCTGGAGAAATCGCCCAGCGTCTTGCCGAAAACAAAAAACGGCTCCCCGGTGGCCCTGCAGACCTGATCAACGTGAAAGACTTCAAGCCTGAAGAGGATGCGAAACAGGTTTGGGCCAAGGGCGATGTCACAGTCAGTGCAATCCGCTCAACTCATATTGCAGGTCATGCTTCCTACCGGGTCGATACGCCGGCCGGCAGTGTCGTAATCGGCGGGGACGCTGGAAACGACACCCGTAAGCCACCTCGGGAAACGTCTACATCAGCCCAGGTTGAAAAACTTGCGAATGGCGCTGACATCGTGGTTCATTCCACGATCCATCCGGTGATGGGTCCCGATGGCGGCACCGGCTTCCCGCCGCCGATCTATTTCCGGCAAAGCAATGCCACCGATCTTGGCCATTTGGCCCGCCGGGCTGGTGTCAAACATCTCATGCTGACCCATTTGATCCCACCCGTTGGCGCACCGCGCCAAGGCCCTTACAAGTTGCCTGACGGCGCCTTGGCCAATGAAGATTATCTCGGCGCAGTTTCGGACAGCGGGTTTGAAGGAGACACGATTGTTGGGACTGACCTGGTCTCTCTAACTCTACCAGTGCAGAACTGA
- a CDS encoding YciI family protein has protein sequence MPKWEDYKRTAKERGALALELYVVNTKPVGPDADIPGTLPDHLAYQAKMEAAGSLAFAGPVSDESGEEMFGEGMIVYRAESLDAARELADGDPMHARGVRSYTIRRWLINEGSFTLSVGLSTGKIDFK, from the coding sequence ATGCCCAAGTGGGAAGATTACAAACGCACAGCCAAAGAACGAGGCGCCCTGGCGCTTGAGCTTTATGTAGTGAATACCAAGCCAGTAGGACCCGACGCAGATATTCCAGGCACCCTGCCCGATCATCTTGCCTACCAAGCCAAAATGGAGGCCGCAGGCAGTCTCGCATTCGCCGGCCCTGTCTCTGACGAAAGCGGTGAAGAGATGTTCGGAGAAGGTATGATTGTTTACAGAGCTGAATCGCTCGATGCCGCTCGGGAACTTGCAGATGGTGACCCCATGCATGCGCGCGGAGTACGCAGCTACACAATCCGCCGCTGGCTGATCAATGAAGGCAGCTTCACCCTATCGGTCGGCCTGTCTACTGGAAAAATCGACTTCAAATGA